The Manihot esculenta cultivar AM560-2 chromosome 11, M.esculenta_v8, whole genome shotgun sequence genome includes a region encoding these proteins:
- the LOC110627166 gene encoding 50S ribosomal protein L9, chloroplastic — MASPSTAATLSWSSSSWLHSFCGHSNEISKLPDKRMPMVIWAQKKAKKTRKIILKEDVTDLGKKGQLLDVKAGYYRNYLLPMGKAQIVTPSLLKEMRMEEERIDAEKKRVKEEAQQLALIFETVGAFKVKRKGGKGKQIFGSVTAQDLVDIIKAQLQRDVDKRIVSLPEIRETGEYIAELKLHPEVTARVRVNVYAN, encoded by the exons ATGGCGTCACCATCTACAGCGGCAACTCTCTCATGGAGTTCTTCCTCTTGGCTTCACAGCTTTTGTGGACACTCTAATGAAATCTCCAAGTTGCCGGACAAAAGAATGCCCATGGTGATTTGGGCTCAAAAGAAAGCCAAAAAGACCAGAAAG ATAATATTGAAAGAGGATGTGACAGATTTGGGGAAAAAGGGGCAATTGCTCGATGTGaaggctggttattacaggaatTATCTTCTGCCCATGGGCAAGGCCCAGATTGTTACTCCTTCTCTACTAAA GGAAATGCGGATGGAAGAAGAAAGAATTGATGCTGAGAAAAAACGG GTAAAAGAAGAGGCACAGCAGCTTGCTCTTATTTTTGAAACTGTTGGAGCTTTCAAGGTGAAGCGCAAAGGTGGAAAGGGCAAACAAATATTTGGAAG TGTAACTGCTCAAGATCTTGTTGACATCATCAAGGCACAGCTTCAGAG GGATGTGGACAAGCGAATTGTTTCTCTTCCAGAAATCAGGGAAACAGGAGAATATATTGCTGAGCTTAAGCTTCATCCTGAAGTTACTGCTCGGGTGAGGGTGAATGTTTATGCTAACTAA
- the LOC110625855 gene encoding protein SENSITIVE TO PROTON RHIZOTOXICITY 2, giving the protein MKMIISEAASSFPDVSQGDFQMYPGGEVVVSTSLEASSISESHLNSLLYSLCLLKDKVHQVQSLVNIILFAPNDHQTQPESTSLATARMGNVIQEIIVTASSMALTCQQMAIASNSAPANNNNTDELHQAAQANKVEENGILQPNFGGNNIGQDREQSFFSSETFESWYGENYNNRSNQIQKVERKGFSQGGTSENTAEGKSFVKNYDIVELDAADLLAKYTHYCQVCGKGFKRDANLRMHMRAHGDEYKTNAALSNPMKNSSMGDNNNNELWMKLPRKYSCPQEGCRWNQKHAKFQPLKSMICVKNHYKRSHCPKMYVCKRCNRKQFSVLSDLRTHEKHCGDVKWQCSCGTTFSRKDKLMGHVALFVVGHSPAITSQNHHVD; this is encoded by the coding sequence ATGAAAATGATAATTTCCGAGGCAGCTTCTTCATTTCCCGATGTATCTCAAGGTGATTTTCAGATGTATCCCGGCGGCGAAGTCGTTGTTTCGACCTCTCTTGAAGCTAGTTCCATCTCAGAATCTCACTTAAATTCTCTACTTTATAGTCTCTGTCTTCTCAAAGACAAGGTTCATCAGGTTCAGTCTTTGGTTAATATTATTCTCTTCGCACCAAATGATCACCAGACCCAGCCTGAGTCAACTTCTCTAGCCACAGCGAGGATGGGGAATGTGATTCAAGAAATAATTGTTACTGCATCTTCAATGGCTTTAACTTGCCAGCAGATGGCTATTGCTTCAAACTCAGCACCAGCCAATAACAACAACACCGATGAATTGCACCAGGCCGCTCAAGCTAACAAGGTTGAGGAAAATGGGATACTGCAACCAAACTTCGGCGGCAATAACATAGGCCAAGATAGAGAGCAAAGCTTCTTCTCCAGCGAAACGTTCGAGTCCTGGTATGGTGAAAACTACAACAATAGAAGCAACCAAATCCAAAAGGTGGAAAGAAAAGGATTTTCTCAAGGAGGCACTAGTGAGAATACAGCAGAAGGGAAATCATTCGTTAAGAATTATGATATAGTGGAACTGGATGCAGCGGATTTACTAGCTAAGTACACTCATTATTGTCAAGTTTGTGGTAAAGGATTCAAACGTGATGCGAATTTGAGGATGCATATGAGAGCTCATGGAGATGAATATAAGACTAATGCTGCTTTGAGCAATCCAATGAAGAACAGTAGCATGggagataataataataatgagttGTGGATGAAATTGCCTAGAaaatattcatgtccacaagaAGGGTGTCGGTGGAATCAGAAGCATGCTAAGTTTCAGCCATTGAAATCCATGATTTGTGTGAAGAATCATTACAAGAGAAGCCATTGTCCGAAGATGTATGTGTGTAAGAGGTGCAACAGGAAGCAATTCTCGGTTTTGTCTGATTTGAGGACTCATGAGAAGCACTGTGGAGATGTGAAGTGGCAGTGCTCTTGTGGCACTACATTTTCTAGGAAAGATAAGCTTATGGGTCATGTTGCTTTGTTCGTCGTCGGACACAGCCCAGCAATAACTTCACAGAATCACCATGTTGATTGA
- the LOC110625856 gene encoding probable histone H2B.3, which produces MAPKAAEKKPAEKKPAEDKKAEKAPAEKKPRAEKKLPKEGASGADKKKRRTKKSVETYKIYIFKVLKQVHPDIGISSKAMGIMNSFINDIFEKLAQESSRLARYNKKPTITSREIQTAVRLVLPGELAKHAVSEGTKAVTKFTSS; this is translated from the coding sequence ATGGCACCAAAGGCAGCAGAGAAGAAACCGGCGGAGAAGAAGCCAGCGGAGGATAAGAAGGCTGAGAAAGCACCGGCGGAGAAGAAGCCGAGAGCAGAAAAGAAGTTACCTAAGGAAGGTGCCTCCGGCGCTGACAAGAAGAAGAGGCGGACAAAGAAGAGCGTGGAGACCTACAAGATCTACATCTTCAAGGTCTTGAAACAGGTTCATCCGGATATTGGGATCTCGAGCAAGGCCATGGGGATCATGAACAGCTTCATCAACGACATCTTTGAGAAGCTAGCTCAGGAGTCCTCTCGGCTAGCTAGGTACAACAAGAAGCCCACCATTACTTCTAGGGAGATTCAGACTGCTGTGAGACTTGTTTTGCCAGGAGAGCTTGCTAAGCACGCCGTTTCAGAGGGTACGAAGGCGGTTACCAAGTTCACTAGTTCTTAG
- the LOC110625804 gene encoding cyclin-dependent kinases regulatory subunit 1, whose translation MGQIQYSEKYFDDTYEYRHVVLPPEVAKLLPKNRLLTENEWRAIGVQQSRGWVHYAIHRPEPHIMLFRRPLNYQQQQENQA comes from the exons ATGGGTCAGATCCAGTACTCTGAGAAATATTTCGATGATACTTATGAGTACAG GCATGTTGTGCTCCCTCCTGAAGTGGCAAAGCTTCTTCCAAAGAATCGGCTTCTCACTGAA AATGAATGGCGTGCTATCGGTGTTCAGCAGAGCCGTGGTTGGGTTCACTATGCAATTCACCGCCCTGAGCCACATATCATGCTCTTCAGAAGGCCCTTGAACTATCAGCAGCAGCAGGAGAATCAAGCTTAG